In one Oscillospiraceae bacterium genomic region, the following are encoded:
- a CDS encoding Fe-S oxidoreductase, protein MIYKDFQGLKLSALGMGCMRLPVVDGDDARVDEVAAAELLDCAMAHGVNYYDTAWGYHGGNSEAALGRALARYPRERFYLADKFPGYDLSNMDKVEAIFEEQLERCGVDYFDFYLFHNVCEMNIDAYLDPRHGILDYLLEQKRKGRIRHLGFSAHGGLPVMERFLAAYGAHMEFCQIQLNYIDWGFQDARAKLELLERCRLPVWVMEPLRGGQLAALSGEDAAALTALRPQERVPAWAFRFLQGLPNVTVVLSGMSNLEQVKDNLETFADERPLNGRETQALLRIADGLVGKIALPCTACRYCVSHCPQGLDIPSLLALYNEHCFTGGGFIAPMALSALPEEKKPAACLHCRGCEAVCPQQLKISEAMAAFAAALAQ, encoded by the coding sequence GTGATTTACAAGGACTTTCAGGGCCTGAAGCTGTCCGCCCTGGGCATGGGGTGTATGCGCCTGCCGGTGGTGGACGGGGACGACGCCCGGGTGGACGAAGTCGCGGCGGCGGAGCTGCTGGACTGCGCCATGGCCCACGGTGTGAACTACTACGACACCGCCTGGGGCTACCACGGGGGGAACTCCGAGGCTGCGCTGGGCAGGGCCCTGGCCCGCTACCCCCGGGAGCGTTTTTACCTGGCGGACAAATTCCCGGGCTACGACCTGTCCAACATGGACAAGGTGGAGGCGATTTTCGAGGAGCAGCTGGAGCGCTGCGGCGTGGACTACTTCGACTTTTACCTGTTCCACAACGTGTGCGAAATGAATATCGACGCCTACCTGGACCCCCGCCACGGCATCCTGGACTACCTGCTGGAGCAGAAGCGGAAGGGCCGCATCCGCCACCTGGGCTTCTCCGCCCACGGGGGCCTGCCGGTGATGGAACGCTTCCTGGCGGCGTACGGGGCGCACATGGAGTTCTGCCAAATCCAGCTCAACTACATCGACTGGGGCTTCCAGGACGCCAGGGCCAAGCTGGAGCTGCTGGAGCGCTGCCGCCTGCCCGTGTGGGTCATGGAGCCCCTGCGGGGCGGGCAGCTGGCGGCGCTGTCCGGGGAGGACGCGGCCGCGCTGACGGCCCTGCGCCCCCAGGAGCGCGTGCCCGCCTGGGCCTTCCGGTTCCTGCAGGGCCTGCCCAACGTGACGGTGGTGCTCTCCGGCATGTCGAATCTGGAGCAGGTGAAGGACAACCTGGAGACCTTCGCCGACGAGCGGCCCCTGAACGGCAGGGAGACCCAGGCCCTGCTGCGGATCGCCGACGGACTGGTGGGGAAAATAGCGCTGCCCTGCACGGCCTGCCGCTACTGCGTCAGCCACTGCCCCCAGGGGCTGGACATCCCGTCCCTGCTGGCCCTGTACAACGAGCACTGCTTCACGGGCGGCGGCTTTATCGCGCCCATGGCCCTCTCGGCGCTGCCGGAGGAGAAAAAACCGGCCGCCTGCCTGCACTGCCGGGGCTGCGAGGCGGTGTGCCCCCAGCAGCTGAAGATCTCCGAGGCCATGGCGGCCTTTGCGGCGGCGCTGGCGCAGTAG
- a CDS encoding 4-carboxymuconolactone decarboxylase, translating into MNLKELSVFPVGGPNEAFARFFVGQSYLNMLSQEQVVIGNVTFEPGCRNNWHIHHADGGGGQILLVTAGRGYYQAWGEEARALRPGDVVHIPAGVKHWHGAAADSWFQHLAVEVPAVNGRNEWLEPVPDEAYARLEPAAPDREFADIQSAFLAGEIAASGLEEGKTAALIRLACLAALPAPGGLAGGTRAALAQGASVTEIKETLYQTAPYVGYPRVNEALAAVNAALEAGGYPVKGEEQGRVTAQTRLEEGLAVQREIFGRETIDRMRASAPAGTRHIQDCLSAHCFGDHYTRGGLDLRLRELITFTALCALGGCDSQVRAHAGGNLRLGTSRETLIQTVTTCLPYIGYPKALNALRAIDEARDELGRACPL; encoded by the coding sequence ATGAATTTGAAAGAACTGAGCGTTTTCCCCGTGGGCGGGCCCAACGAGGCATTTGCGCGCTTTTTTGTGGGCCAGAGCTATCTAAACATGCTCTCACAGGAGCAGGTGGTCATCGGCAACGTGACCTTTGAGCCGGGGTGCCGCAACAACTGGCACATCCACCACGCCGACGGGGGCGGCGGGCAGATCCTGCTGGTGACCGCGGGCCGCGGCTATTACCAGGCGTGGGGGGAGGAGGCCCGGGCGCTCCGCCCGGGCGACGTGGTCCACATCCCCGCCGGGGTCAAGCACTGGCACGGCGCGGCGGCGGACAGCTGGTTTCAGCATCTCGCCGTGGAGGTGCCCGCGGTAAACGGCCGGAACGAGTGGCTGGAGCCGGTCCCGGACGAGGCCTACGCCCGCCTGGAGCCGGCCGCCCCGGACCGGGAATTTGCGGACATCCAGTCCGCGTTCCTGGCGGGGGAAATCGCCGCCTCCGGACTGGAGGAGGGCAAGACGGCCGCCCTGATCCGCCTGGCCTGCCTGGCCGCCCTCCCAGCGCCGGGCGGGCTGGCGGGCGGGACGCGGGCGGCCCTGGCGCAGGGCGCGTCCGTGACGGAGATCAAGGAGACCCTGTACCAGACGGCCCCCTACGTGGGCTATCCCCGGGTCAACGAGGCCCTCGCCGCGGTGAACGCGGCGCTGGAGGCCGGGGGATACCCGGTAAAAGGAGAGGAACAGGGGAGGGTCACGGCGCAGACCCGCCTGGAGGAGGGGCTGGCCGTCCAGCGGGAGATTTTTGGGCGGGAAACTATCGACCGGATGCGCGCCTCCGCCCCCGCCGGGACGCGGCATATCCAGGACTGCCTCTCCGCCCACTGCTTCGGAGACCACTATACCCGGGGCGGCCTGGACCTGAGGCTGCGGGAGCTGATTACCTTCACCGCGCTGTGCGCCCTGGGGGGCTGCGACAGCCAGGTCAGGGCCCACGCGGGCGGGAATCTGCGCCTGGGCACCAGCAGGGAGACGCTGATTCAAACCGTCACCACCTGCCTGCCCTACATCGGCTATCCCAAGGCGCTGAACGCCCTGCGGGCCATCGACGAGGCCCGGGACGAGCTGGGGCGGGCCTGCCCGTTGTAA
- a CDS encoding propionyl-CoA carboxylase subunit beta: protein MDKLEELRQIKREIAMAGGEKRIAAQHAKGKLTARERVALLFDEGSFVETDVFVSHRCTNFGMEKSKAPGDGVVTGYGQVDGRLVFAFAQDFTVLGGSLGEYQEEKIVRVQQMARKMGAPIVGLMDSGGARIQEGVNGLIGLGKMFYNNTLSSGVIPQCSVIMGPCAGGAVYSPAITDFIFMVERTSQMFITGPEVIKTVTGETVSAEALGGAQTHNSVSGVAHFIARDDAEALQQVRLLLGYLPSNNRERPPERSMGDDPNRRLPELNAIVPTNPNRAYDMYDVVRLLADCGELYDVMPHFARNIITCFVRMDGRTVGVVASQPKYNAGCIDIDASDKAARFIRTCDAFNIPLLTLVDVPGFLPGAGQEYGGIIRHGAKLLYAYCEATVPKVTMVLRKAYGGAFIGMCCKELGADLVLAWPDAEIAVMGAEGAANIVFKHEIQGAADPAAKRREKIEAYERMFNNPYRAAERGYVDDVIEPASSRQVILSALDMLESKRESLPDKKHGNIPL, encoded by the coding sequence ATGGACAAGCTGGAAGAGCTCAGGCAAATCAAGCGGGAGATCGCCATGGCGGGCGGGGAAAAGCGGATCGCCGCCCAGCACGCCAAGGGCAAGCTGACCGCCCGCGAGCGGGTCGCCCTGCTGTTCGACGAGGGCAGCTTTGTGGAGACCGACGTATTCGTCTCCCACCGCTGCACCAACTTCGGCATGGAGAAAAGCAAGGCCCCGGGAGACGGGGTGGTCACGGGCTACGGCCAGGTGGACGGGCGGCTGGTATTCGCCTTCGCCCAGGACTTCACGGTGCTGGGCGGCTCCCTGGGGGAGTACCAGGAGGAGAAGATCGTCCGGGTGCAGCAGATGGCCCGGAAGATGGGGGCCCCCATCGTGGGCCTGATGGACTCGGGCGGCGCCCGCATCCAGGAGGGGGTCAACGGGCTCATCGGCCTGGGGAAAATGTTCTATAACAACACCCTTTCCTCCGGGGTGATCCCCCAGTGCTCGGTGATCATGGGCCCCTGCGCCGGCGGCGCGGTCTACTCCCCGGCCATCACCGACTTCATCTTTATGGTGGAGCGCACCAGCCAGATGTTTATCACCGGGCCGGAGGTCATCAAGACGGTCACCGGCGAGACGGTGAGCGCCGAGGCGCTGGGCGGCGCGCAGACCCACAACAGCGTCAGCGGCGTGGCCCACTTCATCGCCCGCGACGACGCCGAGGCCCTTCAGCAGGTGCGGCTGCTGCTGGGCTACCTGCCCTCCAACAACAGGGAGCGCCCGCCCGAGCGCAGCATGGGGGACGACCCCAACCGGCGCTTGCCCGAGCTTAACGCCATTGTGCCCACCAACCCCAACAGGGCCTACGACATGTACGACGTGGTGCGCCTGCTGGCCGACTGCGGGGAGCTCTACGACGTGATGCCCCACTTCGCCCGCAACATCATCACCTGCTTCGTCCGCATGGACGGCCGGACGGTGGGGGTGGTGGCCAGCCAGCCCAAGTACAACGCCGGGTGCATCGACATCGACGCCTCCGACAAGGCGGCCCGCTTCATCCGCACCTGCGACGCCTTTAATATCCCCCTGCTCACCCTGGTGGACGTGCCGGGCTTCCTGCCGGGCGCCGGCCAGGAGTACGGCGGCATCATCCGCCACGGGGCCAAGCTGCTCTACGCCTACTGCGAGGCCACCGTGCCCAAGGTGACCATGGTGCTGCGCAAGGCCTACGGCGGCGCGTTCATCGGCATGTGCTGCAAGGAGCTGGGGGCCGACCTGGTGCTGGCCTGGCCGGACGCGGAGATCGCCGTTATGGGCGCGGAGGGCGCGGCCAACATCGTATTCAAGCACGAGATCCAGGGGGCCGCGGACCCCGCCGCCAAGCGCCGGGAGAAGATCGAGGCGTACGAGCGCATGTTCAACAACCCCTACCGGGCGGCCGAGCGGGGGTACGTGGACGACGTGATCGAGCCCGCCTCCTCCCGCCAGGTCATCCTGAGCGCGCTGGACATGTTGGAGAGCAAGCGGGAGTCGCTGCCCGACAAAAAACACGGAAATATTCCGCTGTAG
- a CDS encoding integrase, translating into MKAGVKYQVIYRHRTDYPICRMCRFFEVSRSGYYDFVRRLGKPERDFELAGIIAAQRERSFRTYGYRRMWLWLERQGIHRNPKTVLRIMKKYGLLSEIRRRRKWTQMGQQVHKYENLLNRAFHADRPNSKWVTDISYIHTKQGVLYLSIIRDLYDNSIVAYKTGTQQTVNLVLDTIRLAMKREKKRVAAELHLHSDQGFQYTSQAYFNLTQEYGITPSMSRRGNCYDNAMAENFFSILKTECIYRLKPASFEEANHIIDRFIYFYNHERIQLKTGEAPLTRRLSV; encoded by the coding sequence GTGAAGGCAGGCGTAAAGTATCAAGTCATCTATCGCCATCGAACGGACTACCCCATTTGCAGGATGTGCCGGTTCTTCGAGGTGTCCAGAAGCGGATACTACGACTTCGTCCGGCGGCTTGGCAAGCCGGAGAGAGACTTTGAGCTGGCAGGCATCATTGCCGCCCAGCGTGAGCGGAGCTTCCGCACCTACGGCTACCGCCGAATGTGGCTGTGGTTGGAGCGGCAGGGCATACACCGCAATCCCAAAACTGTGCTGAGGATCATGAAAAAGTACGGGTTGCTGTCTGAAATCCGGCGCAGGAGGAAGTGGACGCAGATGGGGCAGCAGGTACATAAGTATGAGAACCTGCTCAACAGAGCGTTTCACGCAGACAGGCCCAACAGCAAATGGGTAACGGACATCTCTTACATCCATACGAAGCAAGGTGTGTTGTACCTGTCCATAATCCGCGACCTCTACGACAACAGCATCGTGGCGTACAAAACCGGGACGCAGCAGACGGTAAATCTGGTGCTGGATACCATTCGTCTTGCCATGAAGCGGGAGAAAAAGAGGGTCGCTGCGGAGTTGCACCTCCACAGCGACCAGGGATTTCAGTACACCTCGCAAGCATACTTCAACCTGACTCAAGAATACGGCATAACGCCGTCCATGTCAAGGCGAGGCAACTGTTATGATAACGCTATGGCGGAAAACTTCTTCTCCATTCTCAAGACGGAGTGCATCTACCGCCTCAAGCCCGCCTCCTTTGAGGAGGCCAACCACATCATCGATCGTTTCATCTACTTCTACAACCATGAGCGCATCCAGTTAAAAACCGGAGAGGCGCCGCTCACGCGCCGCCTCTCCGTCTAA
- the spo0A_2 gene encoding stage 0 sporulation protein A: protein MDKIKVLVADAHEEFRKLLVDTLSEELDMEVVGSTGDGEEAIRLARAAEPGVVVMDIILSNLDGIEVLSSLDRLPAPKPRVLILSSFAQSNVAELAASNGADYFMIKPCKTTTVVERVRQLGTKLQPLGIETPVRSGGSRAMSLESEVTTIIHEIGVPAHIKGYQYLREAIIIAVEDMEVINAVTKILYPEVAKRFNTTASRVERAIRHAIEVAWDRGDLETLQKYFGYTVSNAKGKPTNSEFIAMIADQAPAPAEGKVNW, encoded by the coding sequence ATGGATAAGATAAAGGTATTGGTAGCTGATGCGCACGAGGAGTTCCGCAAGCTATTGGTGGATACGCTGTCCGAGGAGCTGGATATGGAGGTCGTGGGGAGCACGGGGGACGGCGAGGAGGCGATCCGGCTGGCCCGCGCGGCCGAACCGGGGGTTGTGGTGATGGACATCATCCTGAGCAACCTGGACGGGATCGAGGTGCTCTCCTCGCTGGACCGCCTGCCCGCGCCCAAGCCCAGGGTGCTGATCCTCTCCAGCTTCGCCCAGAGCAACGTGGCGGAGCTGGCGGCCAGCAACGGCGCGGACTATTTTATGATTAAGCCCTGCAAGACCACCACCGTGGTGGAGCGGGTGCGCCAGCTGGGCACCAAGCTCCAGCCCCTGGGGATTGAGACCCCTGTGAGGAGCGGCGGCAGCCGGGCCATGAGCCTGGAGAGCGAGGTCACCACCATCATCCACGAGATCGGCGTGCCCGCCCACATCAAGGGCTACCAGTATCTGCGGGAGGCCATTATCATCGCGGTGGAGGACATGGAGGTCATCAACGCGGTCACCAAGATCCTCTACCCGGAGGTGGCCAAGCGCTTCAACACCACGGCTTCCCGGGTGGAGCGGGCCATCCGCCACGCCATCGAGGTGGCGTGGGACCGGGGCGACCTGGAGACGCTGCAAAAATACTTCGGCTACACCGTCTCCAACGCCAAGGGCAAGCCCACCAACTCCGAGTTTATCGCCATGATCGCAGACCAAGCTCCAGCTCCAGCGGAAGGAAAAGTAAATTGGTAA
- the hmgCl gene encoding hydroxymethylglutaryl-CoA lyase, producing MFTYPKQIQLADITVRDGFQHEEHTIPTDAKLWCLEQLILSGFKRLEVTNLGNPKGMPQFADADELFRKLYKSKKVKDLLPGVELTAVTIREKAVDRAIALKQEGCGPTRILQMVSTSASHMVKNSGLDHAAYWKMTEQSIQKAHDAGLKFNGTISTIWGCPIEGPTDMNKAIEFTKRYLELGADDIEHADHDGSAPPDKVYEYFSRLLDAIPDPRLHIAHFHTTRGWGMANVLAAMQAGIVNFESSMGGLGGQPANFLDGVPVAGTGDYYYKNPNLAGLVSTEDLAVMLDEMGVETGLDVDRVLKTGLTLEKIVGRRLRSETIYSGRLPK from the coding sequence ATGTTTACTTATCCCAAACAGATTCAACTGGCCGACATCACCGTGCGCGACGGCTTTCAGCATGAGGAGCACACCATCCCCACCGACGCCAAGCTGTGGTGTCTGGAGCAGCTCATTCTGTCCGGCTTCAAGCGGCTGGAGGTGACCAACCTGGGCAACCCCAAGGGGATGCCCCAGTTTGCCGACGCGGACGAGCTCTTCCGCAAGCTGTACAAGAGCAAAAAGGTGAAGGACCTGCTGCCCGGGGTGGAGCTGACCGCGGTCACCATCCGGGAGAAGGCGGTGGACCGGGCCATCGCGCTCAAGCAGGAGGGCTGTGGCCCCACCCGCATTTTGCAGATGGTGTCCACCTCCGCCTCCCACATGGTGAAAAACTCCGGCCTGGACCACGCGGCCTACTGGAAGATGACCGAGCAGAGCATCCAGAAGGCCCACGACGCGGGGCTGAAGTTCAACGGCACCATCTCCACCATCTGGGGCTGCCCCATCGAGGGCCCCACCGACATGAACAAGGCCATCGAGTTCACTAAGCGCTACCTGGAGCTGGGCGCGGACGACATCGAGCACGCCGACCACGACGGCTCCGCCCCCCCGGACAAGGTCTATGAGTACTTCAGCCGCCTGCTGGACGCCATCCCCGACCCCCGGCTGCACATCGCCCACTTCCACACCACCCGGGGCTGGGGTATGGCCAACGTGCTGGCCGCCATGCAGGCGGGCATCGTGAACTTTGAGAGCTCCATGGGCGGCCTGGGCGGCCAGCCCGCCAACTTCCTGGACGGGGTGCCCGTGGCGGGCACCGGGGACTACTACTACAAGAACCCCAACCTGGCAGGCCTGGTGTCCACCGAGGATCTGGCGGTCATGCTGGACGAGATGGGGGTGGAGACCGGCCTGGACGTGGACCGCGTGCTGAAAACCGGCCTGACCCTGGAGAAGATTGTGGGCCGCCGCCTGCGCAGCGAGACCATCTACAGCGGCAGGCTGCCCAAGTAA
- the rnfB gene encoding electron transport complex protein RnfB: MSLGIIVVIAVAVLGVIALIFGCILGVASKKFAVEVDPRQEAITECLPGANCGGCGYAGCGGYAAAVVKGEAPVNSCAAGGEAVANKIAEIMGVSAGDSVKLVAQVACSGGGANHQKYEYLGIHDCQQAARVPGGGPLSCDFGCLGMGTCQSVCPFDAIHVADGVAVVDDEKCKACKKCIDVCPRHIIALVPYKTKRHVAIPCSSKAKGVEARKVCDNGCIGCSLCAKACPKEAIVVADNLAKIDYDKCIGCGICAQKCPRKLITVDGKLPVIRPAAPAAPKAPAAPAAEQKAE; this comes from the coding sequence ATGAGTTTAGGAATCATTGTAGTCATCGCCGTTGCGGTGCTGGGCGTCATCGCCCTGATCTTCGGCTGTATCCTGGGCGTGGCGTCCAAGAAGTTCGCCGTGGAGGTGGACCCCCGTCAGGAGGCCATCACGGAGTGCCTGCCCGGCGCCAACTGCGGCGGCTGCGGCTACGCGGGCTGCGGCGGCTACGCCGCGGCCGTGGTCAAGGGGGAGGCCCCCGTCAACAGCTGCGCCGCGGGCGGCGAGGCCGTGGCCAACAAGATCGCCGAGATTATGGGCGTCTCCGCCGGCGATTCGGTGAAGCTGGTGGCCCAGGTCGCCTGCTCCGGCGGCGGCGCCAACCACCAGAAGTACGAGTACCTGGGTATCCACGACTGCCAGCAGGCGGCCCGGGTGCCCGGCGGCGGCCCCCTGTCCTGCGACTTCGGCTGCCTGGGCATGGGCACCTGCCAGTCGGTCTGCCCCTTCGACGCCATCCACGTGGCGGACGGCGTGGCCGTGGTGGACGACGAAAAGTGCAAGGCCTGCAAGAAGTGCATCGACGTGTGCCCCCGGCACATCATCGCCCTGGTGCCCTACAAGACCAAGCGCCACGTGGCCATCCCCTGCTCCTCCAAGGCCAAGGGCGTGGAGGCCCGCAAGGTGTGCGACAACGGCTGTATCGGCTGCTCCCTGTGCGCCAAGGCCTGCCCCAAGGAGGCCATCGTGGTGGCCGACAACCTGGCGAAGATCGACTACGACAAGTGCATCGGCTGCGGCATCTGCGCCCAGAAGTGCCCCCGCAAGCTGATCACCGTGGACGGCAAGCTGCCCGTCATCAGGCCCGCGGCGCCCGCCGCGCCCAAGGCCCCCGCCGCCCCCGCGGCGGAGCAGAAGGCCGAGTAG
- a CDS encoding catalase, with product MFKHEKTYLHPVKVDKPNPNYAALLQEQLGGPQGELKSAMQYLAQSFRIKDPEIKDLFLDVAAEELCHMEMVAAAVNMLNGHDPDAMNATVGNVEAHVLTGLTPMLANASGYLWTAAYVNETGDAAADILSDIAAEQRAKVVYQNLYRQIDDKGVRETIDFLLNREEAHNTMFREAFNRIQDSGSQKDWGATVDSRIYFDLSHPGGQSFDPAKKQPPSFNL from the coding sequence ATGTTTAAGCACGAAAAAACCTACCTCCACCCCGTTAAGGTGGACAAGCCCAACCCCAACTACGCGGCGCTGCTGCAAGAGCAGCTCGGCGGCCCCCAGGGCGAGCTGAAAAGCGCCATGCAGTACCTGGCCCAGAGCTTCCGCATCAAGGACCCGGAGATCAAGGACCTGTTTCTGGACGTGGCGGCGGAGGAGCTGTGCCACATGGAGATGGTGGCCGCGGCGGTCAACATGCTCAACGGCCACGACCCGGACGCGATGAACGCCACCGTGGGCAACGTGGAGGCCCACGTCCTCACCGGCCTGACACCCATGCTGGCCAACGCCAGCGGCTACCTCTGGACGGCGGCCTATGTCAACGAGACCGGCGACGCCGCCGCGGACATCCTCTCGGACATCGCCGCCGAGCAGCGGGCAAAGGTGGTCTATCAGAACCTCTACCGCCAGATCGACGATAAGGGCGTCAGAGAGACCATCGACTTCCTCCTGAACCGCGAGGAGGCCCACAACACCATGTTCCGCGAGGCCTTCAACCGCATCCAGGACAGCGGCTCACAGAAGGACTGGGGCGCCACCGTGGACTCCCGCATCTACTTCGACCTGTCCCACCCCGGCGGGCAGAGCTTCGACCCCGCCAAAAAGCAGCCCCCCAGCTTCAATCTGTAA
- the fadB gene encoding enoyl-CoA hydratase — protein MAYETILVEHGRVARLTLNRPEKRNALSRAMLEELERALGELERDPAVVAVLLSGRGRGFCAGADLGDVMEPRSVLESRAAKEGVMRVLDAMGGMETVIVAQVHGFALAGGFGLAAAADLTVIADDCRLAMPEIRRGLAPMNIMKPLSRCMPRKKLLELMLTGQAISPAQALEWGIANRVVPAQALEAEALALAQSVCAHSGAAVRLCKSAFTHMQNMDSATAYRYLTDMLTLNSMTQDAGEGVRAFLEKREPHWTDR, from the coding sequence ATGGCCTACGAGACGATTCTGGTGGAGCACGGCCGGGTGGCCCGGCTCACCCTCAACCGCCCGGAGAAGCGCAACGCCCTGAGCCGCGCCATGCTGGAGGAGCTGGAGCGGGCGCTGGGGGAGCTGGAGCGGGACCCGGCGGTGGTGGCCGTCCTGCTCTCCGGCCGGGGCAGGGGCTTCTGCGCCGGGGCGGACCTGGGGGACGTGATGGAACCGCGGTCCGTTCTGGAAAGCCGCGCGGCCAAGGAGGGGGTCATGCGGGTGCTGGACGCCATGGGCGGCATGGAAACCGTGATCGTCGCCCAGGTCCACGGCTTCGCGCTGGCCGGCGGCTTCGGCCTGGCCGCCGCCGCGGATCTGACGGTGATCGCCGACGACTGCCGGCTGGCCATGCCGGAAATCAGGCGGGGGCTGGCGCCCATGAACATCATGAAGCCCCTCTCCCGCTGTATGCCCCGGAAAAAGCTGCTGGAGCTGATGCTCACGGGGCAGGCGATTTCCCCGGCCCAGGCGCTGGAGTGGGGGATTGCCAACCGGGTGGTGCCGGCGCAGGCGCTGGAGGCCGAGGCGCTGGCTCTGGCCCAGTCGGTCTGCGCCCACAGCGGCGCGGCGGTGCGCCTGTGCAAGAGCGCGTTTACCCACATGCAGAACATGGATTCCGCCACCGCCTACCGCTACCTCACCGACATGCTGACCCTGAACAGCATGACGCAGGACGCGGGGGAGGGGGTGCGGGCGTTCCTGGAAAAGCGGGAGCCCCACTGGACGGACCGGTGA
- a CDS encoding cobalamin-binding protein — MSTLSELSEALQKGRAKLVKELVPRALDEGIPARQILEEGLLSGMNAVGEKFKNNQVFVPEVMLAAKAMNAGTELLKPHLSAGDAACAGRACLGTVKGDLHDIGKNLVRMMFEGQGIEVVDLGVDVSPETFVRTAIDRDCGVIACSALLTTSMPAMGDVVKAAQEAGIRDRVKIMVGGAPVTDRFCSDIGADAYTPDAATAATVAAGFLA, encoded by the coding sequence ATGAGTACGCTGAGCGAACTGTCCGAGGCCCTGCAGAAGGGCCGCGCCAAGCTGGTAAAGGAGCTGGTGCCCCGCGCCCTGGACGAGGGGATTCCCGCCCGTCAGATCCTGGAGGAGGGGCTGCTGTCCGGGATGAACGCGGTGGGTGAAAAATTTAAAAACAACCAGGTGTTCGTCCCCGAGGTCATGCTGGCCGCCAAGGCCATGAACGCGGGCACGGAGCTTTTAAAGCCCCACCTGTCCGCCGGGGACGCCGCCTGCGCGGGCCGGGCCTGTCTGGGCACCGTGAAGGGGGATCTCCACGACATCGGCAAAAACCTGGTGCGCATGATGTTTGAGGGCCAGGGTATCGAGGTGGTGGACCTGGGGGTGGACGTATCCCCCGAGACCTTCGTGCGCACCGCCATCGACCGGGACTGCGGCGTCATCGCCTGCTCCGCCCTGCTGACCACCTCCATGCCCGCCATGGGCGACGTGGTGAAGGCCGCCCAGGAGGCGGGCATCCGGGACAGGGTGAAGATCATGGTGGGCGGCGCGCCGGTGACCGACCGCTTCTGCTCCGACATCGGGGCGGACGCCTACACGCCGGACGCGGCCACCGCCGCCACCGTGGCCGCCGGCTTTTTGGCCTAG
- the pyrB gene encoding aspartate carbamoyltransferase: MASLFYEPSTRTNFSFQTAMLRVGGTVFGFADPRSTSTAKGESMKDTIKMVSGYADVVVMRSPKEGAAKAASLYSDVPVINAGDGGHMHPTQTTTDLTTITRLRGSVDGLSIGLCGDLKNGRTVHSLIKALAKFENVKFYLIAPRELAVPEYLRAFMRERGLWNVEVTGLETVIPQLDVLYMTRIQRERFVDPLEYERNKGIYVVTRRKLERAKKNLLVMHPLPRVDEIAIDVDDDPRAAYFEQARYGMFSRMGLLTDLANQERRAPGPVEIGTRPVCSNPNCITQTELYLPPLVKQNGGVDCCGYCDAELR, encoded by the coding sequence ATGGCCAGCCTCTTCTACGAGCCCTCCACCCGCACCAACTTCTCCTTCCAGACCGCCATGCTCCGGGTGGGCGGCACGGTGTTCGGCTTCGCCGACCCCCGCTCCACCTCCACCGCCAAGGGCGAATCCATGAAGGACACCATCAAGATGGTCTCCGGGTACGCCGACGTGGTGGTCATGCGCAGCCCCAAGGAGGGGGCGGCGAAGGCGGCCTCCCTCTACTCCGACGTGCCGGTCATCAACGCCGGCGACGGCGGCCACATGCACCCCACCCAGACCACCACCGACCTGACCACCATCACCCGCCTGCGGGGGAGCGTGGACGGGCTGTCCATCGGCCTGTGCGGCGACCTCAAGAACGGGCGCACTGTCCACTCCCTGATTAAGGCCCTGGCCAAGTTCGAGAACGTGAAGTTCTACCTCATCGCCCCCCGCGAGCTGGCGGTGCCCGAGTACCTCCGGGCCTTCATGCGCGAGCGGGGCCTCTGGAACGTGGAGGTCACCGGCCTGGAGACCGTCATCCCCCAGCTGGACGTGCTCTACATGACCCGCATCCAGCGCGAGCGCTTCGTGGACCCCCTGGAGTACGAGCGCAACAAGGGGATCTACGTGGTCACCCGGCGCAAGCTGGAGCGGGCCAAGAAAAACCTGCTGGTGATGCACCCCCTGCCCCGGGTGGACGAGATCGCCATCGACGTGGATGACGACCCCCGGGCGGCCTACTTCGAGCAGGCGCGCTACGGCATGTTCTCCCGCATGGGCCTGCTCACCGACCTGGCCAACCAGGAGCGCCGCGCCCCCGGGCCGGTGGAGATCGGTACCCGCCCGGTGTGCTCCAACCCCAACTGCATCACCCAGACCGAGCTCTACCTCCCGCCTCTGGTGAAGCAAAACGGCGGCGTGGACTGCTGCGGCTACTGCGACGCCGAGCTGCGCTGA